From the genome of Pseudoliparis swirei isolate HS2019 ecotype Mariana Trench chromosome 10, NWPU_hadal_v1, whole genome shotgun sequence, one region includes:
- the LOC130200247 gene encoding lymphoid enhancer-binding factor 1-like, with translation MTTKKRKRVALHDAGPYVKKPPNAFMLFMREQRPNYADQMKTCGSADISRILGQKWKSLSNEEQAKYYEQADGEKRLHAQRHPDWTSCNNYGVKRKRDRRTAGKLSAKLAKVCPAASTSGEVPPPARTLCAAAHVSF, from the exons ATGACGACAAA AAAGAGGAAGCGTGTGGCGCTGCACGACGCTGGGCCCTATGTGAAGAAGCCACCCAACGCCTTCATGTTGTTCATGAGAGAGCAGAGGCCCAATTACGCGGACCAAATGAAGACTTGCGGGAGTGCCGACATCAGCCGAATTCTCGGACAGAAG TGGAAGTCTCTGTCCAACGAGGAGCAGGCTAAATATTACGAACAGGCCGATGGTGAGAAGCGCCTCCACGCTCAGCGCCACCCTGACTGGACCTCCTGCAACAATTAC ggAGTAAAGCGAAAGAGAGACCGGCGCACGGCCGGCAAACTGTCTGCCAAACTGGCCAAAGTTTGTCCTGCAGCGTCTACATCGGGAGAGGTCCCCCCGCCGGCCAGGACGCTGTGTGCGGCCGCACATGTGTCATTTTAA
- the ifrd1 gene encoding interferon-related developmental regulator 1, with translation MPRNKKKKSKGGQHGNVHPFSDEDASIETLSHCSSFSDTASVADEVPGVEASDDTAQEDFQYKLKGFIDSTVDKSAKTRQVALDGLRKALATRILYEFISERSMTITDSIERSVKKGKGEEQRAAASLACLLCIQLGSGIESEEVLKTLKPIFKNILADGSANIQARQAVATALGLCTLVAEDDILDVHATMECFENLFTRSYARMDGTCPLISPQKSQLHTNALLSWALLLTICTANQLKDILRKHLPKLPRLLESDDVNMRIAAGETIALLFELARDLDSEFEFDEWEQLCDKLNALATDCNKHRAKTDKRKQRSVFRDVLKAVEDGDFQCETIRFGTERMIIDSWVRKRTYDAFREFVGSGMNYHLQANDFIRDVFELGPPMLVDSATMKAMKIPRFERHLHNSAAFKARTKARSKFRDKRVDVGEF, from the exons ATGCcgaggaacaagaagaagaaaagcaagg GAGGGCAACATGGAAATGTGCATCCCTTCAGTGATGAGGATGCCTCCATTGAGACCCTCAGTCATTGCAGCAGCTTCAGTGACACCGCCAGTGTCGCAGATGAAg TTCCAGGTGTAGAGGCCAGTGATGACACAGCCCAGGAGGATTTCCAGTACAAGCTGAAGGGGTTTATAGACAGCACGGTTGATAAAAG TGCTAAGACCAGACAAGTAGCACTGGACGGGCTTAGGAAGGCGTTGGCCACACGGATCCTGTACGAGTTCATCTCCGAAAGAAGCATGACCATCACAGACAGCATTGAACGCTCCGTCAAGAAAG GCAAAGGcgaggagcagcgagcagcagCTTCCTTAGCCTGCCTGCTGTGTATCCAGCTGGGCTCGGGCATCGAGAGCGAGGAGGTGTTAAAGACCCTGAAACCCATCTTCAAGAACATCCTGGCAGATGGATCCGCCAACATACAAGCCAGACAGGCT GTTGCCACAGCTCTGGGCCTCTGTACTTTAGTTGCAGAAGATGACATTTTG GACGTGCATGCTACCATGGAGTGCTTTGAGAACCTGTTCACCCGATCCTACGCGAGGATGGACGGTACCTGTCCTCTGATCAGTCCCCAGAAGAGCCAGCTCCACACCAACGCCCTGCTGTCCTGGGCGCTGCTGCTCACGATCTGCACCGCCAACCAGCTCAAAGACATCCTGCGCAA ACACCTGCCTAAACTGCCACGATTGCTGGAAAGTGATGACGTCAACATGAGAATTGCTGCAGGGGAGACGATCGCCCTGCTCTTTGAGTTGGCCAGAGACCTGGACTCG GAGTTTGAGTTCGATGAATGGGAGCAACTTTGTGACAAACTGAACGCGTTGGCCACCGACTGTAACAAACACCGAGCTAAGACCGACAAGAGGAAGCAGCGGTCGGTGTTCAGAGACGTACTCAAGGCTGTCGAG GACGGTGATTTTCAGTGCGAGACCATTCGCTTTGGGACGGAGCGCATGATCATTGACAGctgggtgaggaagaggacatATGATGCCTTCAGAGAGTTTGTGGGCTCTGGAATGAACTACCACTTACAG GCAAATGATTTCATCAGAGACGTGTTTGAACTGGGACCACCGATGCTGGTGGATTCAGCCACAATGAAGGCCATGAAAATACCTCGCTTTGAAAGG CATCTCCACAACTCTGCTGCGTTCAAGGCTCGGACCAAAGCCAGAAGCAAGTTCAGGGACAAGAGAGTGGATGTGGGAGAATTTtaa